The sequence GATAATCGAAGTATTTATATTCGCCCAAACCAAAACGGTAGCGTTCCATTACAACCGTTTTCCGATACAGGTTTATGTTATTGTATTCTTTTATTAGTTCATTGCATTGTTCGTCTGAAAGTATTTTGGGAATAATGGCGTAACCTTTCTCGTTCATTGATTCAGATACGGATTGCCAATCAATTGTCGCAAGTTTTGTTTTTAAATTCTCCATTGTTATACCGTAATATTTGAAGTATTTATTTTTGATGCTTCCCAACCAATAATAGCAGTTTTTCGAGTTGTACCCCACATATAACCGCCAAAAATTCCTGTGGATTGAATAACTCTATGACACGGAATTAAAAAAGCAATAGGATTATTTCCGATTGCAGTTCCGACTGCTCTTGATGCTTTCGGTTTTTGAATAAGGTTTGCAATATTTCCGTAAGTTGCTAAATTTCCTGTTGGAATTTTCAAAAGCGCTTCCCAAACTTTCAACTGAAAATCCGTTCCTTTTAGGTGTAGTTTTATCTTATTAATTTCACTCCAATCTTGTGTATAAATCTTTAGAGCATTTTGTTGAATTTCGTCTGTTTGTTGAATAAAACTCGCTTTTGGAAAGCGTTTTTCCAGTTCTGAAAACGCAATTTGTTTGTCGTCCGAAAAACCCATATAACAAATACCTTTGTAAGTAGAAGCAACTAAAATTCGCCCAAACAAACTTTCTGCGAAACTATAGTTTATAGTCAAGTTTTCACCTTTGTTTTTGTATTCTCCAGGTGTCATTCCCTCAATTTTCACGAACAAATCGTGTAATCTTCCCGTACCCGAAAGTCCTGTTTTATATGCAGTTTCAAATAAAGTAGTTTTTGAATTATTAAGAATTTGTTTTGCGTGTTGAACGCTAATAAATTGCAAGAATTTTTTTGGGCTAACACCAGCCCAATCTGTAAACATTTTTTGAAAATGAAAAGGACTTAAATAAACTTTTTTTGCAATCTCCTCAAGAGTAGGTTGTTCTGTGTGGTTCTGTAGTATGTATTCAATAGCTTCCGCTATTCGAGTATAATTTATATATTCTTGCTCGTTCATTAAGTTCAAATTTTATACCAGCAAAAATAGAATTGATTTCACTCCTATAAAACCCGAAACTTGCTCAATTTGTTTTTTTATTCCGTACGATTTTATTCTCAATTTATACATTCTGAATATCGTTTTTTTCAATTCTTGTATTAATTGTAACCATATTTATTTTCTATCAAACCGTTTCTTTAAAATTATTTTTTTCTTCTTTGTTTTATCTTTTCTAGGCGCAATAAAAATGATAATTAATATTGATGTAATAATTAATATCCAAAGCATATGTAAAATAATTTTTTAGAGTTTCTATGGCATTAAAGCTAACGTGTTGCCGCTTGTGGCAGTTGCGTAAATTTATAACAAAAGATTACAATTACAAAACTCCTCATTGAATTTTCGGAGACCCGAACGAAGTGAATAGGCGAAGCAAAATTCCGAACACAAGCCGAGCCTAGCAATTGCTACAAACGGCTTTTGTGCAACGTTTTATTCACTTATCAATTTTTCACTTTTTCTAATAATTCCTTCATATTTTTTTAATTCGAAAGAAATATTGCTTTCACCTGTTGGTTTACCTGTTATTATTAATTTCCTTTGTTTTTTATTCCAATTTATTATATATGAAGTAGCTGTATATTCTTCTCTAAGGTCTATGCTGTAACCTTTTATTTTTGCTAAAGAATCAGTAAGATAAAAATAAATATTTTCGGATTCAATTGTTTTTATAGGTTTCGTTCCCTTCAAATAAATAGTTGATTTAATTTCGCCATAATTCACGTTTCTATTTTCGACTATTTTTAAAATTTGATTTTTATCATTTAACCAAACTTTTAAAGTATGATTCTCTAAATTAAATTCTTTTATTGTTAGAATAGAATCTTTATCAATGGAGTTAACTTCATTATCAATTTCGGTGAGTTTTTTTTCTTGACCAAAAGTTAAAAATCTAATTAAGATTAATATGATTGTTAATGTGTTTTTCATAAATGTTGCACAACGTCAGTTTGTCTAAAAACCGTTGTTTATATTAAAATTGATTATATATAAGAGTAAAAATAGCGGATTTAAGCTACACAAAAAAACTTTTTTGGATGTAATGTTTCATCATTGCAAAAATTAAAAAAAGTTAAGTAAGCCTTAAAAAAGCAACTTACATCCCAAAAATATAAGTTCAGTATTTTTAGATACTTTTTTATCAATCAAGTTGAATATTCTTCGCAGATTTTAGGCTGTAAAAATAAGACGTACATCTACCGAAGCATGTTTGATGGTTTTCTTGGTCATGGCAACGAATAAGAGAATAACTAAAACGCTTAAAACGACGTGTTCATCAATCTTTAACTGATGATGTTTCTTATCATAATTTTTCACAATTATTTTTCACCCAGTTACTATCGCTATAATTGGATATTATTTCGCCTTTTTGATTAATTCGAATATAAAAATTCTTTTTAATATTTGCTTTAGTTTCTAATTCAGTTCTATATACATCAACAGGCTCGAAATCTATTATATAGCTATATTGATAAATTGTCTTTTTATATAAGTTTTGTATGGAGTTAATTTCTTTTTTCCATTTGGTTATTTTTTGCTGAAGTTTGATTTCAAATGATTGGTCTAGCAAAATTGGTTTTATCTTAACCAATTTATCTAATCTTCCTTCACAACTGTCAGGTTTAAAGTTTCCACTTTCAATATATTCAGTTACATCAACCATTTCTGGAATCATATTATTCATTTCATACTTTTTTCTATCATTACATGAAATGAAAAGCATTAAAGAAAATATGATAAGTATTAGATGTTTCATTTTTAAAGTATGGTTTTGGAAATGTCAGCTAACGTTAGTTTGTCTAAAAACCCTCGTTTATTTTAATTTGTATTAGAAATTGAAGTAAAAATAGCGGATTTAAGCTA is a genomic window of Flavobacterium jumunjinense containing:
- a CDS encoding bifunctional helix-turn-helix domain-containing protein/methylated-DNA--[protein]-cysteine S-methyltransferase, whose product is MNEQEYINYTRIAEAIEYILQNHTEQPTLEEIAKKVYLSPFHFQKMFTDWAGVSPKKFLQFISVQHAKQILNNSKTTLFETAYKTGLSGTGRLHDLFVKIEGMTPGEYKNKGENLTINYSFAESLFGRILVASTYKGICYMGFSDDKQIAFSELEKRFPKASFIQQTDEIQQNALKIYTQDWSEINKIKLHLKGTDFQLKVWEALLKIPTGNLATYGNIANLIQKPKASRAVGTAIGNNPIAFLIPCHRVIQSTGIFGGYMWGTTRKTAIIGWEASKINTSNITV